One Gemmatimonadota bacterium genomic window carries:
- a CDS encoding serine hydrolase encodes MDLVTRTIARTVSRPATLVLVLLALVQAGGSDALAQVELTRGATVDGTLAAGDTARFTLEADENDFVLGEVDQISVNVAIRVLDPDGRQLARFGGLGTGRERFSGRTEMAGTYTLELLDEDGSAEAAGDFRITILRHERVSDDPRHLTDQMMARFDGEHSPGAAVRVWRDGRTVFSSTYGMANLGYRIPFEPETRTNIGSTSKQFTAFAVMLQAERGLLSLDDDIREHIPELPEFDHVIQVRHLITHTSGLREFLNLLRMTGRRLDRGDWIGRDELIEIVQRQPTLQNVPGAEWNYNNTAYGLAAEIVERTSGQAFHGFMQENVFGPLGMTGTMVRPHVRHTVPDQSVGYTPDADGYRELGDLGGAVGAGGIYSTIADLQTWAENYAEPRVGTPDIFAEMMTSFVLGNGEETGYGYGFFIDEQRGLKRIHHGGADVAHRSQLAYYPEINAGITVQSNHAQFNSNVAFELAEAFFEDDMGPEEGEPEEQDSLAGDFDPEAYDPSAFDEYAGRYALDAAPAFILTFTRESDSLYVQATGQPRLAIVPTSDSTFRLLAVEASVTFLRGEEDEVEGAILHQNGDQPATRLDDEATEDPADLEGYSGRFFSDEIETFYTLSVEDGELVMRQRRLGRHELTRSIGDTFSGGGFTFAFERDRNGEVIGFYLSNVRSRNVRFGRVR; translated from the coding sequence ATGGACCTCGTAACCCGGACCATCGCCCGCACCGTCTCCCGACCCGCGACTCTCGTCCTCGTTCTGCTCGCCCTGGTGCAGGCGGGTGGCTCGGACGCCCTCGCGCAGGTCGAACTGACGCGGGGAGCCACCGTGGACGGAACGCTCGCGGCCGGCGACACCGCGCGCTTCACGCTCGAAGCCGACGAGAACGACTTCGTGCTCGGCGAGGTCGACCAGATCTCGGTCAACGTGGCGATCCGGGTTCTCGATCCGGACGGGCGGCAGCTCGCTCGCTTCGGTGGACTGGGAACGGGACGGGAGCGTTTCAGCGGGCGGACGGAGATGGCGGGAACCTACACCCTGGAGCTCTTGGACGAAGATGGGAGCGCCGAGGCTGCGGGGGACTTCCGGATCACCATTCTTCGCCACGAGCGGGTCTCCGACGACCCCCGCCACCTCACCGACCAGATGATGGCGCGCTTCGACGGAGAACACTCGCCCGGCGCCGCGGTCCGGGTCTGGAGGGACGGGCGCACTGTCTTCTCCAGCACCTACGGGATGGCCAACCTCGGCTATCGGATACCTTTCGAACCTGAGACCCGCACCAACATCGGATCCACCTCCAAGCAGTTCACCGCCTTCGCCGTCATGTTGCAGGCCGAGCGCGGCCTGCTCTCGCTCGACGACGACATCCGGGAGCACATTCCCGAGCTGCCGGAGTTCGACCACGTGATCCAGGTCCGGCACCTCATCACCCATACCTCCGGACTGCGCGAATTCCTGAACCTGCTGCGCATGACCGGGCGCCGGCTCGACAGGGGCGACTGGATCGGCCGCGACGAGCTCATCGAGATCGTGCAGCGGCAACCGACGTTGCAGAACGTCCCCGGGGCCGAGTGGAACTACAACAACACGGCGTACGGTCTGGCGGCGGAGATCGTGGAGCGCACCTCCGGGCAAGCCTTCCACGGCTTCATGCAGGAAAACGTGTTCGGGCCGCTGGGAATGACGGGTACGATGGTGAGGCCGCACGTTCGTCACACGGTCCCGGACCAGTCGGTGGGGTACACTCCCGACGCGGACGGTTACCGCGAGCTCGGCGACCTCGGCGGCGCCGTCGGCGCGGGCGGCATCTACAGCACGATCGCCGACCTCCAGACCTGGGCGGAGAACTACGCGGAGCCCCGCGTCGGCACCCCCGACATTTTCGCGGAGATGATGACCTCGTTCGTTCTCGGCAACGGCGAGGAGACGGGTTACGGATACGGCTTCTTCATCGACGAGCAACGGGGCCTCAAGCGCATCCATCACGGCGGGGCGGATGTCGCTCACAGATCCCAGCTCGCGTACTACCCCGAAATCAACGCCGGCATCACCGTCCAGAGCAATCACGCCCAGTTCAACAGCAATGTGGCTTTCGAGCTCGCGGAAGCGTTTTTCGAGGACGATATGGGGCCGGAGGAAGGCGAGCCGGAGGAGCAGGACTCCCTTGCCGGCGACTTCGACCCGGAAGCCTACGATCCCTCCGCTTTCGACGAGTACGCGGGCCGATACGCTCTCGACGCGGCGCCCGCGTTCATCCTCACCTTCACGCGCGAGTCCGACTCCCTCTACGTTCAGGCGACCGGGCAGCCCCGCCTGGCGATCGTGCCCACCTCCGATTCGACTTTCCGCCTGCTGGCGGTGGAGGCCTCCGTGACCTTCCTGCGGGGAGAGGAAGACGAGGTCGAAGGTGCGATCCTGCACCAGAACGGAGATCAACCCGCGACCCGGCTGGACGACGAGGCCACCGAGGATCCGGCGGACCTGGAAGGCTACTCCGGCCGGTTCTTCAGCGACGAGATCGAGACCTTCTACACGCTTTCCGTCGAGGACGGCGAACTGGTGATGCGCCAGCGACGGCTCGGACGCCACGAACTGACCAGATCGATCGGCGACACCTTCTCGGGCGGCGGCTTCACCTTCGCCTTCGAACGGGACCGCAACGGCGAGGTGATCGGCTTCTACCTCTCCAACGTGCGTTCGCGGAACGTGAGGTTCGGTCGGGTGCGGTAG